A genome region from Arthrobacter sp. SLBN-100 includes the following:
- the lipB gene encoding lipoyl(octanoyl) transferase LipB has protein sequence MTLEFSQLGLAPDFVDYTRGWAIQSELHDNVVAGKAPSTVLLLEHAAVYTAGKRTEDHERPFDGTPVVPVDRGGKLTWHGPGQLVGYPIIKLKNRAGIRDYVERLESVIIAVLADYGIKAVRIKGRAGVWITADEKGPDRKIAAIGIRVHEGVTMHGFAINCNNDLTPYSQIIACGITDAGVTTIAHETGYDVAPADLVSRIIEELRKNEDALIATPEGALL, from the coding sequence ATGACTCTTGAGTTTTCACAGCTGGGTCTTGCTCCGGACTTTGTCGACTATACCCGCGGTTGGGCCATTCAGAGCGAACTCCATGACAACGTCGTCGCCGGAAAGGCCCCCAGCACAGTCCTCCTCCTGGAACACGCCGCGGTCTACACGGCCGGTAAACGGACCGAGGACCACGAGCGGCCCTTCGACGGCACCCCCGTGGTCCCGGTGGACCGGGGAGGCAAGCTCACCTGGCACGGCCCGGGCCAGCTGGTGGGATACCCCATCATCAAGCTGAAGAACCGCGCCGGCATCCGGGACTATGTGGAACGGCTCGAGTCCGTGATCATCGCCGTCCTCGCCGATTACGGCATAAAGGCCGTCCGCATCAAAGGCCGTGCCGGGGTCTGGATCACCGCGGATGAAAAAGGCCCGGACAGGAAGATCGCAGCCATCGGCATCCGGGTCCACGAGGGCGTCACCATGCACGGCTTCGCCATCAACTGCAACAACGATCTCACCCCGTACTCGCAGATCATTGCCTGCGGCATCACCGATGCCGGCGTGACCACCATCGCCCACGAAACCGGTTATGACGTTGCCCCGGCAGACCTCGTTTCCCGGATCATCGAAGAACTGCGCAAGAATGAAGACGCCTTGATCGCTACCCCAGAAGGAGCTCTACTGTGA
- a CDS encoding DUF3817 domain-containing protein, which translates to MTRAKTLALRAFRILAVAEAFSWAALLAGMYFKWIAGTTEIGVQVAGPIHGALFVGYGITALALWRLQRWPFVVAFFAGISAIFPFATLWFERWAGKRGYLSAAKFEAAAGRETSRA; encoded by the coding sequence GTGACGCGCGCTAAAACTCTGGCGCTCCGCGCCTTCCGGATTCTCGCCGTAGCTGAAGCGTTCAGCTGGGCCGCACTCCTGGCCGGCATGTACTTCAAGTGGATTGCCGGCACCACGGAAATCGGCGTGCAGGTGGCCGGGCCCATCCACGGAGCCTTGTTTGTTGGCTACGGAATCACGGCGCTGGCACTCTGGCGGCTCCAGCGCTGGCCGTTCGTGGTGGCGTTCTTCGCCGGAATTTCCGCCATCTTCCCCTTTGCCACACTGTGGTTCGAGCGCTGGGCCGGCAAGCGGGGATACCTTTCAGCCGCCAAATTTGAGGCCGCGGCCGGCAGGGAAACCAGCCGGGCCTGA
- a CDS encoding TIGR01777 family oxidoreductase, which produces MRIVIAGASGLIGTHMSATFRAAGHQVVSLVRRKPSSAAEVQWNPAAGELDPKALAGADAVVNLSGAGIGDRPWTRRRVEELFSSRLDSTRTLTNAMRQLDSPPPAFISQSGSGYYGDAGNTVLRENAPQGTGTLARICGGWEAAAAAAPPGVRVVVPRTGVVLSRKGGALGRLLPLIRLGVGGPLGNGRQFWPWVTLPDVSAAFLFLLESDLSGPVNLCAPEDADVSALVAALAHALHRPAALRVPAPVLRLAMRNLADELLLASQRMEPARLSSAGFTWQHPTFAGAAHWVAGKE; this is translated from the coding sequence ATGCGCATAGTCATCGCCGGGGCCTCCGGACTGATCGGGACCCACATGTCAGCAACCTTCCGCGCTGCCGGACACCAGGTCGTTTCCCTCGTCAGGCGCAAGCCGTCCTCAGCGGCGGAAGTCCAGTGGAACCCGGCCGCCGGGGAACTGGACCCGAAGGCACTGGCCGGAGCGGACGCCGTCGTTAATCTTTCCGGTGCCGGCATCGGGGACAGGCCGTGGACACGCAGGCGGGTTGAGGAGCTTTTCAGCTCGCGGCTGGATTCCACCCGGACCCTTACCAACGCCATGCGGCAGCTGGATTCCCCGCCGCCGGCCTTTATCAGCCAGTCAGGTTCCGGTTACTACGGTGATGCCGGAAACACAGTTCTTCGGGAAAATGCGCCGCAAGGTACCGGAACGCTCGCGCGGATCTGCGGTGGGTGGGAAGCGGCGGCCGCCGCCGCTCCCCCGGGTGTGCGGGTGGTGGTTCCGCGCACGGGGGTGGTGCTCAGCCGTAAGGGAGGAGCCCTGGGCCGGCTGCTGCCCCTGATCCGGCTCGGTGTGGGCGGACCCCTGGGGAACGGCCGTCAGTTTTGGCCCTGGGTCACCCTGCCGGATGTTTCCGCGGCTTTCCTCTTCCTGCTGGAATCGGATCTGAGCGGACCGGTCAACCTCTGCGCTCCCGAGGACGCCGACGTCAGTGCCCTTGTGGCTGCCTTAGCCCATGCCCTGCACCGGCCCGCCGCCCTGCGGGTCCCGGCCCCGGTGCTGCGGCTTGCCATGCGTAACCTTGCCGACGAGCTGCTGCTCGCCAGCCAGCGGATGGAACCGGCCCGCCTGTCGTCTGCGGGATTTACGTGGCAGCATCCAACATTCGCCGGGGCAGCGCATTGGGTGGCCGGCAAGGAGTAG
- a CDS encoding S41 family peptidase: MTSSSYFRYPHLHGDLVTFVAEDDVWIAPLGGGRAWRVSSLQLPARNPRFTPDGQRLVWTVVQGTAPEVVSAAVDGGDYRQLTYFGHGTTKVKGFTANGSVVVTSAFRQAEGRHTHAYSVPLDGGWAEELPFGPVESVAFGPEVGDERPVVVGSVLSREPAWWKRYHGGTAGKLWIDNDGNGEFERLLPDLDGNLADPLWVDGRIAFLSDHEGYGNLYSVLPNGKDLRRHTDHEDFYVRHASTDGKRIIFESAGELWVLPGLGSEAARLDITLGSASQSRRPALLNAAKHLGEVVPDAAGSASAVEAHGTISWLRHKDGPSRIIEATPGVRARLPRPLDGGRLAYVADHDGVEALFIKDVAAPVPGAGAPAAADAATPAGRPDAAAAAASRPGHNQGQVPLPQPVPAAAAAVRAAATVMHVPGDDQQADVAPEGAPSPAEAAAGATAQAEENAQAEILRIGFPHATRTSSLEASPDGEWLALGTSFGEVYAANTRTGDLTLVASIGEGTVSDLAWSADSRWLVWSEPVTSFGSRSRLRLAKAADPGAGPVDVTDGRFRDTSPAFTPDGKFLAFLSNRSFDPVYDGHSFDLSFPSPIKPYLVALAADTPSPFGPSVDPDAGEGSAADAERQDHAAAPEVSVDPEGLAHRVIGVPVPQGNYTSLKAADGALLWLDWALAGVTGDGKASQDDKDSRPSLSRFDLARRKQTTLVEALDSFRLSGDRSKVVLISDKKVTVVPSDKKVDEESGDLVKVDLGRIRVMMEPLRVWGQAFDEAWRLQRDFFWAEDMAGQDWESVYKRYRPLVDRLGSHDDLVDLLWELHGELGTSHAYVRPAPVTENGSHGQGRLGADLSLTPAGWEITRILAGESSDPLATSPLTRPGVGARTGDILLAIDGVPLSLSVTPAMQLVGAAGRAVELTLLNGAAHGERAGRQRRVAVVPVKDEERLRYQEWVAGNRRTVREASGGTFGYLHIPDMMANGWAQLHRDLDTETALDGLIVDVRRNRGGHTSQLVAELIGRKVTGWSMPRGEKPRTYPHHAPRGPVIILADEFAGSDGDIITQVSKLRGIGPVIGTRTWGGVVGIDNRFSLADGTGVTQPRYANWFGGGVGWSVENYGVDPDIEVAYPPHAYAAGRDPQLEYGIGALKEMVQELPTDRPPAREGYRLLRPAPLPARRRTEA; encoded by the coding sequence ATGACCTCTTCGAGCTACTTCCGTTACCCGCACCTGCACGGCGATCTGGTCACTTTCGTGGCCGAAGACGACGTGTGGATTGCGCCCCTGGGCGGCGGCCGCGCATGGCGTGTCTCCTCGCTCCAGCTGCCTGCCCGCAACCCCCGCTTCACCCCCGACGGGCAGAGGCTGGTGTGGACGGTGGTGCAGGGAACGGCGCCGGAGGTGGTGTCTGCGGCAGTGGACGGCGGCGATTACCGGCAGCTGACGTACTTTGGCCACGGCACCACCAAGGTCAAAGGCTTCACGGCCAACGGTTCGGTGGTGGTCACCAGCGCCTTCCGCCAGGCGGAAGGCCGGCATACGCACGCCTACAGCGTCCCCCTTGACGGCGGCTGGGCGGAAGAACTGCCGTTCGGCCCGGTGGAGTCGGTGGCCTTCGGCCCCGAGGTGGGCGATGAGCGGCCCGTGGTTGTCGGCAGCGTGCTGTCCCGCGAGCCCGCCTGGTGGAAGCGCTACCACGGCGGCACCGCAGGAAAGCTCTGGATAGACAACGACGGCAACGGGGAGTTTGAGCGCCTGCTGCCGGACCTCGACGGCAACCTCGCCGATCCTCTCTGGGTGGACGGCCGCATCGCGTTCCTGTCCGACCATGAGGGCTACGGCAACCTCTATTCGGTGCTGCCCAACGGAAAAGACCTGCGGCGCCATACGGACCACGAGGATTTCTACGTCCGCCACGCCAGCACCGACGGAAAGCGGATCATTTTCGAGTCCGCGGGCGAACTGTGGGTGCTTCCCGGGCTGGGGTCCGAGGCCGCGCGGCTGGACATCACCCTGGGGTCTGCTTCGCAGTCGAGGCGGCCGGCCCTGCTTAATGCGGCCAAGCACCTTGGCGAGGTAGTCCCGGACGCTGCCGGCTCAGCCAGCGCGGTGGAGGCCCACGGCACCATCTCCTGGCTCAGGCACAAAGACGGACCCTCCCGCATCATCGAAGCGACACCGGGAGTCCGGGCCCGTCTGCCCAGGCCGCTCGACGGCGGGCGCCTGGCTTACGTCGCCGACCACGACGGCGTTGAAGCGCTGTTCATCAAGGACGTCGCTGCGCCTGTCCCCGGCGCTGGCGCCCCCGCCGCAGCAGATGCGGCCACGCCCGCCGGGCGTCCGGACGCTGCTGCAGCTGCTGCTTCGCGGCCTGGCCACAACCAGGGCCAGGTACCCTTGCCGCAACCTGTCCCGGCTGCCGCTGCTGCAGTTCGGGCGGCGGCCACCGTGATGCACGTTCCCGGGGACGACCAGCAGGCGGACGTCGCCCCGGAGGGCGCTCCCTCGCCGGCGGAGGCAGCCGCCGGGGCAACTGCACAGGCGGAAGAAAACGCGCAGGCAGAAATACTCCGCATTGGTTTTCCCCACGCCACCCGGACCAGCTCACTGGAGGCAAGCCCGGACGGTGAGTGGCTCGCATTGGGCACCTCGTTCGGCGAGGTGTACGCGGCCAACACGCGAACCGGGGATTTGACGCTGGTGGCCAGCATCGGCGAAGGCACAGTTTCCGACCTTGCCTGGTCGGCGGACTCCCGGTGGCTGGTCTGGTCCGAGCCGGTCACCTCCTTCGGTTCGCGCAGCCGGCTCCGCCTCGCGAAGGCGGCCGACCCCGGCGCCGGCCCGGTGGACGTCACGGACGGCCGGTTCCGGGACACGTCTCCGGCCTTCACCCCGGACGGGAAGTTCCTGGCCTTCCTGTCGAACCGCAGCTTCGATCCCGTCTATGACGGGCATTCTTTCGACCTCTCATTCCCCAGCCCCATCAAGCCCTACCTCGTGGCACTGGCGGCAGACACACCGTCGCCCTTTGGTCCTTCCGTGGATCCCGACGCCGGGGAGGGCAGCGCGGCAGATGCGGAGCGCCAGGATCATGCGGCCGCGCCGGAGGTCAGCGTGGATCCGGAAGGCCTCGCCCACCGGGTTATCGGCGTCCCCGTGCCCCAGGGCAACTACACGTCCCTGAAGGCGGCCGACGGCGCCCTGCTGTGGCTCGACTGGGCCCTCGCCGGCGTTACCGGCGACGGCAAAGCCAGCCAGGACGACAAGGACTCCCGCCCCAGCCTGTCGCGTTTTGACCTGGCCCGCCGGAAGCAGACCACCCTTGTGGAGGCGCTGGACAGCTTCCGGCTCTCCGGCGACCGCAGCAAAGTGGTGCTGATCTCCGACAAGAAGGTCACCGTTGTCCCCAGTGACAAAAAGGTGGACGAGGAATCAGGCGATCTGGTCAAGGTGGACCTGGGCCGCATCAGGGTGATGATGGAGCCGCTCCGCGTCTGGGGCCAGGCCTTCGACGAGGCGTGGCGGCTGCAGCGTGACTTCTTCTGGGCTGAAGACATGGCCGGGCAGGACTGGGAGTCGGTTTACAAGCGCTACCGTCCGCTCGTGGACCGCCTGGGCTCACACGACGACCTGGTGGACCTCCTCTGGGAGCTGCATGGCGAACTGGGCACCTCCCATGCCTACGTCCGGCCGGCGCCCGTCACCGAAAACGGCAGCCACGGACAGGGCAGGCTCGGCGCGGACCTTTCACTCACCCCCGCCGGTTGGGAAATCACCCGGATCCTTGCCGGCGAGTCCTCGGACCCGCTCGCAACGTCTCCGCTGACAAGGCCCGGCGTGGGCGCCCGGACCGGCGACATCCTGCTGGCCATCGACGGCGTTCCGCTGTCTCTGTCCGTCACCCCGGCCATGCAGCTGGTGGGGGCGGCGGGCCGTGCCGTGGAGCTGACGCTGCTCAACGGCGCCGCGCACGGCGAACGGGCGGGCAGGCAACGGCGGGTCGCCGTCGTTCCGGTGAAGGATGAGGAGCGCCTGCGGTACCAGGAATGGGTGGCCGGCAACCGGCGGACCGTGCGTGAGGCGTCCGGCGGCACGTTCGGATACCTGCACATCCCGGACATGATGGCCAACGGGTGGGCGCAGCTCCACCGTGACCTCGACACGGAAACGGCACTGGACGGCCTCATTGTGGACGTGCGGCGCAACCGCGGCGGGCACACTTCCCAGCTGGTGGCCGAGCTGATCGGCCGCAAAGTCACCGGCTGGAGCATGCCCCGGGGTGAAAAGCCGCGGACCTACCCGCACCACGCCCCGCGCGGGCCCGTGATCATCCTCGCCGATGAATTTGCCGGTTCCGACGGTGACATCATCACCCAGGTGTCCAAGCTGCGCGGCATTGGACCCGTCATCGGAACGCGCACCTGGGGCGGTGTGGTGGGCATCGACAACCGGTTCTCCCTGGCCGACGGCACGGGCGTCACCCAGCCGCGTTACGCCAACTGGTTCGGCGGCGGCGTCGGTTGGAGCGTTGAGAACTACGGCGTGGACCCGGACATCGAAGTGGCTTATCCGCCGCACGCCTACGCCGCCGGACGGGATCCGCAACTGGAGTACGGCATTGGTGCGCTGAAGGAGATGGTGCAGGAGCTTCCCACGGACCGCCCACCGGCCCGTGAGGGGTACCGCCTGCTCCGGCCGGCGCCGTTGCCGGCCCGCCGGCGGACGGAAGCCTAG
- a CDS encoding OsmC family protein, translated as MAATRTAHTVWNGDLMQGSGKTTLDSSGLGTFDVTWKARTEAAEGKTSPEELIAAAHASCFSMAFSNELAKAGHAPEEVRTKADVTFVPGTGITGSHLTMSAKVPGISEDEFQKIAADAKVGCPVSGALASIDITLDATLES; from the coding sequence ATGGCAGCAACACGTACAGCACACACTGTTTGGAACGGCGACCTGATGCAGGGTTCGGGCAAGACCACCCTCGACAGCTCCGGCCTGGGCACATTCGACGTCACCTGGAAGGCCCGCACCGAAGCGGCCGAAGGCAAGACCAGCCCGGAAGAGCTGATTGCCGCGGCCCACGCCAGCTGTTTCTCCATGGCATTCAGCAACGAGCTGGCGAAGGCCGGCCACGCCCCGGAGGAAGTCCGTACCAAGGCTGACGTCACGTTCGTACCGGGCACCGGGATCACCGGCAGCCACCTGACGATGTCAGCGAAGGTCCCCGGCATCTCTGAGGATGAATTCCAGAAGATCGCAGCGGACGCCAAGGTCGGCTGCCCGGTCTCGGGCGCCCTCGCCAGCATTGACATCACGCTGGATGCCACGCTGGAGTCCTGA
- a CDS encoding RDD family protein: protein MVDRKDLGSWLAGPDTSGISKYPGERLGLPEGGPGSIARAGRRILAIMIDWGVALLISNFAFGGDAWATLAIFAVEQILLVGTLGYSIGHRAMGIHVVRAGGGAPGPLSALVRSLLLCLVVPAVIFDPDHRGLHDKAMNTLLVRR from the coding sequence GTGGTAGATCGCAAAGACCTCGGTTCCTGGCTGGCGGGCCCCGACACCTCCGGCATTTCAAAATATCCGGGTGAGCGGCTCGGGCTGCCTGAGGGCGGGCCCGGTTCCATCGCCCGGGCCGGCCGCCGGATTCTTGCCATCATGATCGACTGGGGCGTTGCGCTGCTGATCAGCAACTTCGCTTTCGGGGGCGACGCCTGGGCAACCCTGGCGATCTTCGCCGTCGAGCAGATCCTCCTCGTGGGCACGCTCGGCTACAGCATCGGGCACCGTGCAATGGGCATTCATGTGGTGCGGGCCGGGGGCGGAGCGCCGGGACCGCTGTCTGCCCTGGTGAGGTCGCTGTTGCTCTGCCTGGTGGTCCCCGCCGTCATTTTTGACCCCGACCACCGCGGCCTCCATGACAAGGCGATGAATACGCTGCTGGTGCGCCGGTAG
- a CDS encoding serine/threonine-protein kinase — MEELQRPGVPGYAVGRLLGRGGSSSVWLVKEERTGREFALKCFRGAARRAARGEAMTEEDIRREIRILSVLDHPHLIKSHRAVDVEHGAHGNTALLMDYAPAGSLGDLVTARGRLSVGETVTVLTPIAQVLGYLHSKGFTHADVSPGNVLFTGQGKPMLSDVGIARMLGDPASGPGRGTPGFMDPAPVDAVRAGLQPERDVYSAAALGWFCLTGTLPQRTADRPPLTLLVPEVPKELAGALESGLNEDRRLRPTAAALGTAVYRSATARPLDLAPAVHPTVLPDLVTRLHAAAPPSGLRERLDGLQRRLTTSKWSGLLAAPQTLPFPTPDAALSGVDGATPERAAADPGAGGQRKGRHVQPERGRRVRPRAFTATAVATAVATGAWWLTGAVVTAAGPGSLPTGQSPATAAAGPETHPVEAPQGADPADAARQQAGSSDPGVAARGLSSLRSLALSSGRLELLDEVNHAGSGAAAADQHIRERLEASGHTLAGFSSTLSQVQAEEGGTAARTVVGVTSAPSAYEEKDAQGAVVATGAAGQVQRLRVVLVSVDGKWRVSEILPGS, encoded by the coding sequence ATGGAAGAATTGCAGCGCCCGGGGGTTCCCGGTTACGCCGTGGGTCGGTTGCTTGGCCGGGGCGGCAGCTCCTCGGTCTGGCTGGTCAAGGAGGAACGGACCGGCCGGGAGTTTGCCTTGAAGTGCTTCCGCGGGGCCGCGCGCCGGGCAGCACGGGGGGAAGCGATGACGGAAGAGGACATTCGCCGGGAGATCCGAATCCTGTCCGTGCTGGACCATCCCCACCTCATCAAGTCCCATAGAGCCGTGGACGTGGAACACGGCGCTCACGGCAACACGGCCTTGCTCATGGACTACGCGCCCGCCGGTTCGCTCGGTGACCTGGTGACGGCCAGGGGCAGGCTCAGCGTCGGTGAGACAGTGACCGTATTGACGCCGATCGCCCAGGTACTGGGATACCTGCACAGCAAGGGGTTCACGCATGCGGACGTCTCACCGGGCAATGTCCTGTTTACCGGCCAGGGGAAGCCGATGCTGTCCGACGTCGGCATCGCACGGATGCTCGGTGATCCTGCTTCCGGCCCGGGCCGGGGCACACCCGGTTTTATGGACCCTGCACCTGTGGACGCAGTCCGCGCCGGCCTTCAACCCGAACGCGACGTCTACTCAGCAGCCGCCCTGGGCTGGTTCTGCCTCACCGGGACGCTCCCGCAACGAACGGCGGACCGTCCGCCGCTGACCCTCCTGGTTCCGGAGGTTCCCAAGGAGCTGGCCGGTGCCCTGGAGTCCGGGCTCAACGAAGACCGGCGGCTCCGGCCCACGGCAGCAGCCCTTGGGACCGCCGTCTACCGGAGCGCAACAGCGCGGCCCCTTGACCTCGCACCCGCGGTCCACCCCACAGTCCTTCCCGATCTGGTGACGCGCCTGCACGCGGCCGCACCGCCCAGCGGGCTTCGCGAAAGGCTGGATGGCCTGCAGAGGCGCTTGACGACGTCGAAATGGTCCGGCTTGTTGGCTGCCCCGCAGACGCTGCCGTTCCCGACCCCGGACGCCGCCTTGTCCGGGGTAGACGGGGCCACTCCCGAGCGGGCCGCGGCGGACCCGGGCGCGGGAGGCCAACGGAAGGGCCGGCACGTCCAGCCGGAGCGCGGCCGACGGGTGCGACCCCGCGCTTTTACCGCCACAGCCGTCGCCACAGCCGTCGCCACAGGCGCCTGGTGGCTCACGGGCGCGGTGGTTACAGCAGCAGGACCCGGTTCCCTGCCCACGGGCCAAAGTCCCGCAACCGCAGCTGCCGGCCCGGAGACACATCCTGTTGAAGCGCCGCAGGGGGCAGACCCTGCCGATGCCGCAAGGCAGCAGGCGGGTTCGTCCGATCCCGGCGTTGCGGCCCGGGGCCTGTCATCTCTGAGGTCACTGGCTCTCAGCTCGGGCCGGCTGGAACTGCTGGACGAGGTGAACCACGCCGGATCGGGTGCGGCGGCAGCAGACCAGCACATCCGTGAACGGCTGGAGGCATCCGGCCACACCCTTGCCGGTTTCTCCAGCACTCTGTCGCAGGTGCAGGCAGAGGAAGGCGGAACGGCAGCCCGCACCGTGGTGGGCGTGACGTCCGCCCCGTCCGCCTATGAGGAGAAGGACGCCCAGGGTGCCGTGGTTGCAACCGGCGCCGCCGGCCAGGTGCAGCGGCTCCGGGTGGTGCTCGTGTCAGTTGACGGCAAGTGGCGGGTCAGCGAAATCCTTCCCGGCTCTTGA
- a CDS encoding DUF4191 domain-containing protein encodes MAKSPDSSTPTPAGSSAVKRGLFSRKPKEAKVKKPSRLKQIGEVFNMTRRHDPMVPWLMLLVFVGVVALSFLVGFLLDNWITGLIIGIPLGLLGATLILSRRAERAAFAQIENQPGASGAALGTLRRGWITEEQPVAVNPRTQDAVFRAIGRPGVVLVSEGPTHRVKPLLDAERKRLARILPNVTVHVIESGRGEGQVPISQVAKKMGKLKKELTKLEVNAVSKRIASLGNRLPIPKGIDPYKARPNRGR; translated from the coding sequence ATGGCGAAATCCCCTGATTCCAGCACCCCCACTCCGGCGGGCTCAAGCGCAGTGAAGCGTGGCCTCTTCTCCCGCAAGCCGAAAGAAGCGAAGGTCAAGAAGCCCAGCCGGCTCAAGCAGATCGGCGAGGTCTTCAACATGACCCGCCGCCATGACCCCATGGTCCCGTGGCTGATGCTGCTGGTCTTCGTGGGTGTTGTGGCGCTTAGCTTCCTGGTGGGCTTCTTGCTGGACAACTGGATCACGGGCCTGATCATCGGCATCCCCCTGGGCCTGTTGGGCGCCACGCTGATCCTTTCCCGCCGCGCCGAACGCGCCGCCTTCGCCCAGATCGAAAACCAGCCGGGCGCCTCCGGAGCCGCCCTCGGGACGCTCCGCCGCGGGTGGATCACCGAGGAACAGCCCGTCGCAGTCAACCCGCGCACGCAGGACGCCGTGTTCCGCGCCATCGGCCGTCCCGGCGTCGTGCTGGTCAGTGAAGGACCCACGCACCGTGTTAAGCCATTGCTGGATGCGGAACGCAAGCGCCTGGCGAGGATCCTGCCCAACGTCACCGTGCACGTTATCGAAAGCGGGCGCGGCGAGGGCCAGGTGCCCATCAGCCAGGTGGCAAAGAAGATGGGCAAGCTGAAGAAGGAACTGACCAAGCTTGAGGTGAATGCCGTCTCCAAGCGGATCGCATCGCTGGGCAACCGGCTCCCCATCCCCAAGGGCATCGACCCCTACAAAGCCCGCCCCAACCGCGGACGCTAG
- the lipA gene encoding lipoyl synthase, giving the protein MTLAPEGRKLLRVEQRNSAVPVERKPEWIKAKVQMGPEFVQLKNLVKKEGLHTVCEEAGCPNIFECWEDKEATFLIGGSECTRRCDFCQIDTGKPSPVDRFEPTKVARSVQAMQLRYATVTGVARDDLEDEGVWLYAETVRKIHELNPGTGVELLIPDFSGKPEHIAAICDSKPEVFAHNVETVPRIFKRIRPAFRYERSLDVITQGRNLGMVTKSNLILGMGETREEISEALRDLHEAGCDLITITQYLRPSERHLPVDRWVKPQEFVDLQDEATEIGFLGVMSGPLVRSSYRAGRLWATAMRKKGWDIPAELAHIESSGTTRQEASSLLAARS; this is encoded by the coding sequence GTGACATTGGCACCTGAAGGCCGGAAGCTTTTGCGCGTTGAACAGCGCAACTCTGCTGTCCCGGTAGAGCGTAAGCCGGAGTGGATCAAGGCCAAGGTCCAGATGGGGCCTGAGTTCGTGCAGCTCAAGAACTTGGTGAAGAAGGAAGGCCTGCACACGGTGTGCGAGGAGGCCGGCTGCCCCAACATCTTTGAGTGCTGGGAGGACAAGGAAGCCACGTTCCTGATCGGCGGGTCCGAGTGCACCCGGCGGTGTGATTTCTGCCAGATCGATACCGGCAAACCCTCCCCGGTGGACCGGTTCGAACCCACCAAGGTGGCCAGGTCCGTGCAGGCGATGCAGCTGCGCTACGCCACCGTGACCGGCGTCGCCCGGGACGACCTCGAGGACGAGGGCGTGTGGCTGTACGCCGAGACGGTCCGCAAGATCCACGAGCTGAACCCCGGCACCGGGGTGGAGCTGCTGATCCCGGACTTCTCCGGCAAACCCGAACACATCGCCGCGATCTGCGATTCCAAGCCCGAGGTGTTCGCGCACAACGTGGAAACCGTGCCGAGGATTTTCAAGCGGATCCGGCCCGCGTTCCGCTACGAGCGGTCCCTGGATGTGATCACGCAGGGCCGGAACCTGGGCATGGTGACCAAGTCCAACCTGATCCTGGGCATGGGCGAAACCCGGGAAGAGATTTCCGAGGCGCTGCGGGACCTGCACGAGGCCGGCTGCGACCTGATCACCATCACCCAGTACCTTCGCCCGTCGGAGCGGCATCTGCCGGTGGACCGGTGGGTCAAGCCGCAGGAGTTCGTGGACCTGCAGGACGAGGCCACAGAGATCGGCTTCCTCGGCGTGATGTCCGGCCCGCTGGTCCGTTCCTCGTACCGCGCCGGCCGGCTCTGGGCCACGGCGATGCGGAAGAAGGGCTGGGACATCCCCGCCGAACTCGCCCACATCGAGTCCTCCGGCACCACCCGCCAGGAAGCCAGCTCACTGCTCGCCGCGCGTTCCTGA